Genomic segment of Candidatus Jordarchaeales archaeon:
GGAAAAACTTTCAGTCACTTCTTTTCTAGAAAAGCTAGCTCGTAGCAGTAAATAACTCGAGAGACAACGGTCCAAGCCTCAAGAGGCTTATCGTATATAGATATTTTTTCGTCAGCCAGTCTCTCCGTCTGCTCTGAAAACGAGCCATGAGGGAAGCCACCCACTATCACTGCTACTCTCTCCAGCGGCGTCAGCCTCCTCATATACTCGTCCAATCGAACCCTCACACCGTCCTCGCAGAATAAGATAGTCTTATCCGGCCTTATCTCACTCATCAGGGACGAGAGCGTCATGCTTCTGAGCTTCAGCAGCGGAGCCCCCTCAGGGGGGACTTGCCCGCACTCGTAAAGCTGCTCTATCAAACCAACGAAGCGATTGTAGTTTTTAGGTATTCTGACCTCGGGGTTGACCTCAATTACTTTGTCGTCTATCGTGTGCACGAAAATCCTCAGAAGGTTCTCCATGTTGAGGGGCGTTCTTAAAGCACATAAAAGGGAAACGTGCACTATGTCTGGTCTTCCCCTCTTCTCGCCGAGCGGCAGCCTCTTAACCAAGTGTGGGAAAAGCGAGGAATCAAGGATCATGCTTGAAGGCTTCCTGCCCCTCCTCTTAGCAATCCTGCGGACAACCGGATTCTTCTGGAGACTAGCCGGCACTGTTTCGAGGGCCGACTCAGCCAGTACTAGGAAAAGCATTTTTCAACCCCTAAAATCTTCTTTATTAGAAGAAAAGAAAAACTTTGGGCACGGACAGGGGTCTGCCTAGGAGGCCGCGTATGGTTCGGATTAAAAAGAAGCTGAGCGCTGAAGAAGTCAGGGAGATAGCATCTAGCAGAATACAAATACTTATGAAGCTTGCAGACGAGACCTTCTTAGAAAATCAGGAGCTTGCCCAGAGGTACGTGGATTTAGCCAGGAAAATAAGCATGAAGACAAAGGTTAGACTGCCAAAAGCCTTAAGGCGCAGGATCTGCCGCCACTGCGGCTCTTATCTCTGGCCCGGGGTAAACTGCAGGGTGCGGCTGAGAGTGAACAGGGAGCCGCATATCACGGTCACATGCTTGAAGTGTAGGCGCCAGATGAGAATGTACTACAAGAAAGCAAGAAAGAAATGCGTCGCGCGAAACTTAGGCGATCGCCAGGTTATCGCGCCCGAAAAGCCGCACCAAACACCCCGAGAAAGCAACGCGATGTAAAACATTTATGTGGCCTCGCAAGATACCTTTTAATTAGGGAAAGTGTCTTCAACTAACCTGTGAACAGTCCCCTTAACTCTTGAAAATTTTTCTTTCTACCTTGGAGGTGTAACAAATTGGCCGCCAAAACCGAAGGGGAAGTTAAAGAGGAGGATGTCCAAGCACTCACGCAGATCCTAGAGTACCTGTTTAAGGTCCCAGTGGAAGAGGAAATAGGTCGCAAGGCAGCGGAAATAGACCACATAGAGATCGTTGTCAAGTCCCCCATGCAACCACACTTCAAGGGTACTGTTGCAGACAGGTGGATTCCGAGGTTCACCGTGACGGAGTACAAGGGAGAAACGCTGCGCTTCTATCTCAGAGACCTCTACGAAACAGCTGAGTTCATGAGGACGATTTGGGAGGAAAACAAGCGTCTCAAAAAAATGGCGGAGGAGCTCAAACTAGTAAACAACCCCGGGTATCATGGAAAGTACCTCGTCACCTCTGTAGCAGTGTTCTTTAAGGATGGAGGGTTCTTCTATTTCAACTACGACCCCAGAAAGCGCCACTACTTCTTCGCCTACCCGAAGAGAGTGGCGCCACGCGAAGTGCCACCGGAGCAGGTGAAATGGGAGGAAAAGCTGAGAAGGCTGGGATACAAGAAGATAATTGACGAGAAAAAGATAAGGAAGGTCATGGAACGCTATTTCAAAAGAAAAATGGAGCCATTCATATTCTTCTAGTCGATCGAAACAAGACCGGAAGCTGCCACGTGAATAACAAAAACAGTTTTATTAGAAAGAATAAATATACCCACCATGCTTTTCCTTACTGCGAACACTACTCATGGTTGTTGATCTTTTGTGATAAGAAAAGTCTTGATCATTCACAGAACTTCTGGGGTTCCCCTTCTGGTTGTTAACTTTGAACAGTTGGATAGTAGTCTCGATGACACGCTTCTAAGCGGCATGTTGAAAGCGCTAGAGGGGCTCGCTGAGGAGTTAAAGATAGGAAGTTTCAGCTCATTCAAAACGACAGACGCCATTTTCCTCGTCGCCTCCCTCAGCAACGTCCTCGTCGTTCTAATGTTGGAGCATGAAGATGACATTGAGTACTACAAGCAGTTTGCCGTAGCGATAGCCTGGGATTTTGAGACCTCCTTCAAGTTAGAAAAGTGGAACGGCAACGTTGAGAATTTCCTAAAGTTCAGGGACCGGGTCGTCTCCATGCTAGGGAACCTGTCTTGGAAGGAGATGCTCGGAGAGGCGAGGAGGCTACCGGAGGGAGTTGCAGGCTACGTGGTCTACGATAGGGTTAACCGTCGATTTTGGTCGAATCTAGACGCGAACATAGATGTTGTTGAGTTAATCAATTCATGGGAGGGTATGTCGGGAGAGGTCATTGAGGCGAACGATGAAAACCTAATCTACGTTTCTACCAAGTCGAAGCACACACCTTTCGGCGTCATAGGAATACTCCGCAAGCCTCTTCCGGAGAGGGATGTTGAACGCTACAAGAAGCTGTTTGCGTTTATAGCCGAAAACGCCGACAAAACGTTCAGCCTGGTTAAGGAGACTTTAAAGGCTGCTGAAAAGCTCTTCGGTAAAGAGGCGGTTGAAGAAGTAAAGAAGTACGATGGGGGTATGCTCCTAGAAGTTTTGAGTCTCCACGAGGATCCCCTCACTCTCTTGGACCTCGTGCGAAAAATGTGTGTTCGAGGCGTAGTCTCAATAAAGTAAAGGTTGGATTGGTGAAATGAGCAAAATAGTTTTTCTCTACGAGGTGTTAAAGTCCCCTGTTCTCTTCCTTGAACAATTGAGGGTTCTCAACGAGGCAAACAAGTATATGAAGCTCATTGCGGTTGAAGCTTTAGCCCCAGCTTTAAGCAAGCTTGGGGTTGGAGGAAGCGTAGAACTCAACGCCTTTATGGAAGCGGAGAAATTTGTCGACCGCTCCCTCCTTGCAGAGCTCCTGGTGCTCGTGGAAGAGGAGGGCATTATTAAGTTAGAGGAAGAGAAAATCACGCTCCTAAAGAAGCCCCAGCAGATTTCTCTCAGCGAAGCAATGGACAAAGCGCACCCCCTCCTTAGAGAAGCTTTCGGAACCTTCATGGAGCCGACTATAAGAGTTATCAGGGAGAGACTTTCAGGCAAACCAGCTAGAGATTTCAACTCAGGGGATCTCAGAGTGCACTGGAGCATAGCCCTTGAAGGTAAATTCTACAGCATTCAAAGGGAGAAAGCGATAAAGTTTGCGAAACTGGTTGAGGAGGCAAAAAGCCGGAGTGGCACTTTCAGAATCCTGGATTATGGTTGTGGTGGCGGAGCGGGCACAGTGCAACTCTACAACAGTCTTTCCAGAGCAGTTGAAGACTTCGAAGTCGACGGGTGTGATATTTCAGAAGGGTTGCTTGAGATAGCAAGAGAGGAAGTGGCAGCCGGCCTCCCAATTCACTTCTTCAGCCTGAAAAAAGAGAAGCCCAAAGAAGGACGGTATGACGCCATATTCGCGTCTCACGTCCTCCACTGGACGGATGACCCTGTCAGGGTGATTGGTGAGCTTAAAAGCTACCTTAAGCCCGGTGGATTCATATTCGGTGTTGAGAGCATAATCTCAAAAAGACTCTACCCCATAGACCTGTTTATAAGAATATATGGGGCAAAGGGGTTCCCGAGCTTCAAGGAACTTCAAAGATGGTTTAACGAAAACCGCATGTCGCTCGAATACGACCCTGTCTGGTTCTCGTTCAAAGCAACGCCGGTACAATTAAACCAGAAACAACTTTAAGCGACGCACATCTCTTCTTTCCCAAGAAGCCTCCTTCAGAGAGGGGTCATCATGGTGAGAGTGGCGGTCATAGACAAGGATAGGTGTAAGCCCAACGACTGCTCAAAGGAGTGCTATAGGTTTTGCCCTGGAGTGAGGATGAAGCAAGAAACTGTAACGTTCGACGAGGAGACAGGGAAAGCCAGAATAGCCGAATCCCTGTGCACAGGTGAAGGCATCTGCGTGAAGAAGTGCCCCTTCAAAGCAATACGCATCGTCAACCTACCAGAAGAGCTGGAGGAAGACTTAACCTTCAGGTATGGTCCCAACTCCTTCAAGCTCTACCGCCTCCCG
This window contains:
- a CDS encoding ribonuclease P protein component 4, whose amino-acid sequence is MVRIKKKLSAEEVREIASSRIQILMKLADETFLENQELAQRYVDLARKISMKTKVRLPKALRRRICRHCGSYLWPGVNCRVRLRVNREPHITVTCLKCRRQMRMYYKKARKKCVARNLGDRQVIAPEKPHQTPRESNAM
- a CDS encoding class I SAM-dependent methyltransferase, with product MSKIVFLYEVLKSPVLFLEQLRVLNEANKYMKLIAVEALAPALSKLGVGGSVELNAFMEAEKFVDRSLLAELLVLVEEEGIIKLEEEKITLLKKPQQISLSEAMDKAHPLLREAFGTFMEPTIRVIRERLSGKPARDFNSGDLRVHWSIALEGKFYSIQREKAIKFAKLVEEAKSRSGTFRILDYGCGGGAGTVQLYNSLSRAVEDFEVDGCDISEGLLEIAREEVAAGLPIHFFSLKKEKPKEGRYDAIFASHVLHWTDDPVRVIGELKSYLKPGGFIFGVESIISKRLYPIDLFIRIYGAKGFPSFKELQRWFNENRMSLEYDPVWFSFKATPVQLNQKQL